The genomic segment TGCTCGATTTCTGCGCCGCCCACGGCATCGTTTCCGAAATCGAGATGATCGACATCCAGTCGATCAACGAGGCCTATGACCGCATGGTCAAGGGTGACGTCAAATACCGCTTCGTCATCGACATGGCCTCCCTCAAGAACGGCGCCAAAGCCGCCTGAGTGCAAGGCACCACCGGCGGCCAGGCCGCCGGTGTCCCGCCTTCGGGCGATCATTTCAGCGGCAGGTAGAGTTCCACCACGACCTCATGCGCCTGCATGTTGGGTACGGGAACCAGCGCGCGGCGGGCGTAGATGGGAAAGTCTCGCGCCTCCTCCCCGCTTTGCGGCAGCCAGTCGCGGTAAAGATAGAGGGCCGCCGGCTCGAGGTTGTTGCTGTTGCCCGGATAGCGCAGCACCGCGCACCGACCTCCGGGGATGACGCCGGCCGTCACCGGCGCATCCGCCGCCGCGATGGCCCTGTCGGTGCCGATGCATAGATCGACGCTATAGTCCTCGGGCACATCCGGCTCCCTTTCGGACCGGAAGACCATGAAGTTGGGCCGCCCGGTTTCGGGGGCCAGGCCCGCCGCCGCGCTCCAGGTCCTGAGCCGTTCCGAGGACTCCCTCAGTTTCGCCCGGTCGCCCCGGTGCGCCAGCAGGGCCACCGGTGTGTCGGGCACCGTGAGAACGGCGACGTCGTTTTTCTCGAAGATGATCTGCATGATTTTGTCTTTCGCGTTGTCCAAAGGCCCGAAGGCCGCAAGCCACGAGGACCAGTCGGGTGACTTCCTGAACGCGGAAGGCGACTGAGCGAGCCGTTGCCGAAAGGCGCGCGCGAACGCATCGGGCGCGTCATATCCGGCATCCATCGCTATGTCCGTAACGCTGGCATCGCGATCCCAGGCGAGCGCCTGCGACGCCCGCCTGAGCCGGGCCAGCTGGACATAGCGATGCACCGAGAGCCCGAAAATCGCCGAGAACTGCCGGTGAAAGTGAAACTTGGAAAAGGCGGCGACCGCACTGAGCGCCGCCAGATCCAGCTCGCTATCGAGATGGTCTTCGACATAATCCAGCACGCGCTGCATGCGCGCCTGGTAGTTGGGCCGTGTTCCGGTCATTGCATTCCCCATGGCCCCCCTTCTATGCCCCTCCCGCGACCGGCCCCGCTCGACCGATCTTGCTGAGTTTGGGGGAGGCCGTCCCCTCCCAAGGCAGCCCTGTTGTTGCTCCGTGCATCTCTGCTCGCGCCGCGTGCAACGGCGGCGAAACTCCATTGTCCCGCTCGGGATGGTTGGCTACCGCTGAATGCCCGATAAACCTTCGCTCCAGGAGCGCGGACTTGCCCCTTCGTCACATTCTCGCCAGCGCCACGGCGCTCGTTCTTTGCCTCGCCACCCCGGTCCTTGCAGCCGACCATGCGGTCGAGATCAGGAACATGTCCTTCTCCGTCCCTGCGCTCGAAGTCGCTGTCGGTGATACGGTGACCTTCACCAATTCCGACGCCGCGCCGCACACGGCAACGGCCGAAGATGGTTCGTTCGATACCGGCCGGCTGACCAAGGGCCAGAGCGCGACGGTCACCATTACCGGGGCCGGTACGTTCGACTATTTCTGCACCTTCCACCCGATGATGAAAGCGACGATCGTCGCACGGTGACAGTCTGTGTCTCCTGCGTCGCTAGATGAGCGCAGGAACCCCGCACACTTTGCCGAACGCCTTGGGAGCTTGCTCCCGGGGCGGCGGATTCGGCATGCAGAACCCGGACGACGAACGTGCTTTCGGCCGCGACCTCAAGAGGCGGTGAGGCGCTGTATTGCGGCCAGCGCGGGCGGTCCCCATGTGGCCTTGCCGCCGGGGCGTCCATGCACTCCATCATCGCCGATGATCAGGCAGACCAACGCCTTGCCCAATGCCCAGCCGCGCGCCCGCCGCCGCGTCGCGCTGTCCGCGCTGGGACTGTACTTTTCATAGAACCGATCGGTGGCGCCATCTGGAAGCAATAGCCATGCAGCGCCCAGGTCACAGGCGGGGTCGCCTGCACACAGGTCGCCGAAGTCGATGACGCCACAGAAGCTGCCGTCGTGGGTCAAGACGTTGGCCGGGTGCAGGTCCGCGTGGATCCACGTTGCCGGCCCGGTCCAGTCGGGAGCACCCGCTGCATCTTCCCATGCCTCGCGTACGATTTCCGGGTTGGCTATCAGCCCGCGTTCGGTAGCCAGCTTGAGGAAATGAGTCACGCCCCCGCCTGATGCTCGCAGCAATTGGCCCCGCCCGTGGCGCCCCACGGGCGCAGATTGAGGCGCAGGTTCATGGAGGGCAGACAGAAATGCCGCCAGGCTGTCGGCCGCCGCATCACCATCAACGGCAGGCGTTCTATCTGCCGGTTCACCAGGGACCCAGGTAGTCACTATCCAGCTGCGTGGGAATAGTTCCGATGGTCGCCCGAGCCTGGTGGGGACCGGTATGGGAAGGGGCAGGCGTAACGACAGGTCCGGCAGAAGGCTAAGCTCCTTGAGAAGCAAGTCATCCGCATCATCCGTTGCCCACGGCAATCGCACAGCAAGATCATCTCCCAGCCGCCAGAGCTGGTTATCCCAGCCACGCGCGCCGAGAGAGAGCGGTAGATCGGCAAGGTCGGGATGCTGTTCGCGGAGCAGTGCGGCTATGAGGTCGGCGGTGATTTCAACCCGCTCACTATCCATTCCGACGCTCCCTCTCTTTTCCAGATGACAGCGAAGCAATCGGACTTAATTATGTTTCCCGATGCCCTTGCCTGTGATGGGCGAGTGTCACTTCCAGAGGCTCCGAGGGAGAACGCTCGATGACGGCAATGCGGTGGATTGCGGACGTTGCGGTTGAACAGCGCAAACGTCCGCTTCGCGCCAGGAAGCGGACGTTCTGTGATGACGCTTATCGCACGCCCGAGGCAGTCTCCCATTTGCCAGCGGCGTGCTGGGAACGACTAATTCTCTGTAGGATCTGCAGCCTGCCTAACGGATAACGACTTGTGTCGCTCCCAGAGTTTGGCGATGCGATCATCTCCAAAACCAAGGCCGAGTATCTCACCCAATGCCACAATCGAAGCGATCAGGGCCATTGAGAAGTAAACTTTCGTGAGTTCGATCTCGTGCTGTCTGGGTGGCGGATCAAGGTCAATATCGACGTCGTCATCGAAAGGTACGTAACGAGAAAGCGAGTCGATCGATGGATGCGCTGAATCCTCGGACATCTCAGCATACGCCACATAAGCGTCAGCGACGTCGCCACGATGCGCCAGCCGCTTAGGCTCGAGGTCCGGCCTGCGTCCTGTCAACTCGGACCGAAAGCGTGCGAGGGCGGCCTGCAAATGCTTACGAGATTCCTCGTCTCGAATGATGGCCCGCGAGATTAAGAACTCGCCTCGAGCCTTGCGCCTGGCGTGGTGATCTTCCCTCATCTCACTCAGGACAGGCTCGGAGTCCTTGCTCAGCGCTGCTAGCAAGAACAAATTCTCGATGGCACTACGCGCAACCATTCTGCCTTCAACCACGTGGCCCTCCCCCAAGGAGGGCCTTTAGGGCGCGCAGATGGGAAAGGGTTCGGGCCAAGGCAGCAATCCCAGTCGTCTGGACTGCAGTTACACGAGGCACGGACGGTTGCTGCACGAGCTCGATGGTCTCGACTGCCACGACGTAAGCATCCTCAAGAAGTCTATCGATGTCGTCTACCGCTTGACTTGTCATGGTTGCTGGAGCCTAGGGGCGCGCCTCACTGCAAAACGATCCAATAGAGCGCCAGGAAATCAAATATGCCAGGTGACGGCAACAGAGCCCCCATTTGCTTCTTCAACTTACCGGCGAATGGCCCCTTCGGGGTGGTTTTCAGACTGGCAGCTTTAGTGCAGGATGCGTCAAAAGCGGACTGCGAAGATGCCTGATTTGGATCCCCAACGTCTCACGATTTATGCATACATGATAGAAGGTGTGCACCATTGTGCTGCTCCGGCCGGTGCTGTGATTAAGACCTTCGGGGAGACTGAGAAATTCTTTTCATACTTCGCAGGTGGCTTGTCATATGGCCTCCCTTCCGCTCCCCAATTTCTAGGCGTGTGGGGCGGACGTAACTGTGCGCGCTTTCGGCGGCTACTTCGGGGGGCGTTTGCGAAGATTGAGATAGTAAAAGCTGAACCTCCGGCCAGGCTGAGGTTAGCCAGCAAGCTAGGCGAACGCCTCAATCATCCAGCGCGAACGGCTCTAGAAGCTAGTCTTGCACGACCAAGGGATGCGGGTCCGCGCTGCTGATGGTGTCGGTCCGCTTTGGCGCGATCGAAAAGCTCAACCGAGTGGCCGAAAACGGGGTCGGAACCTGTCCAGCAGCAACGCGCCCCTTTTCGGTCATCCAGTACCTTACTGCGGTTTCCAAAAGCTGCCATCAATGAAAGGGCTGGTCGGGCGTCTCAAATGCGGTGGAGGGCTGCAAGTCCGCTTCCGAGTCGAAAGATGGCGGAAGCGGGCTTTCAATATCGCTAAAGTCTGTCGCTCTTACGCACTTCCTGACAGGGCTATCCTGCTCGCCGGGCTTCGAAAGTGAAGATTCCATCCTCCGGCTGCGGCGCCCGCGCAGTTTGATAGTCGCCTGACACCTGCACGTCCTCAAATCCGGCAGCCTCTAACGCCAGCCGGAACTCATTGACCCCCCACCAACGCAATTTGAACAGATCAAGCTCGGTTGCGATCAGGGCCCCATCCCGCCAGTGCTCATAACGACTGTGCGAAAGAGTTGTCTGCGCGAGGTAATTGGTCTCTACCCGGCTGTCAGTCAGCGTCAGCAGATCGCCATCTTCGGTCGTCCAACTCCGAGCGGGGCCGGACGGAGCAAGAACGCTGCCGATCGGATCGAGGTCGATGATCAACCGCCCCTCCGAGGCCAGATGATCATAAAGGCGTTTCAATACGGCGGCTGCGGCAGCCTCATCGGTCACTAGTTGAAACGACCCCGCGGGAATGACGATGGCGGCGAAGCGCTTGTCGTAGGAGAACTCTTCGAACGTCTGTCGGGTCAAATTCGATGGAAGATTGCGCTTGTGGCACTCGTCCCGGCAGTAGTTCAACATCTCCTCAGACAGATCGAAGCCTTCGATTTGGAAGCCCTCTTGCAGCAGCGGCACGAATATCCGGCCGTTGCCCACGGCGGGCTCCAGAATGGGACCGTCGCAGTGTTGGAGGCGTTGCCGATAATACTCAAGGTCTCCAAACGACCGGCCGATAGGCTTGTCGAGATTGTAGACCCAGGACGAAAGCTTCCCGTACCGATTATATCGCATTTTATTCAGGCCTCGATTTTTCATCACGAAATCGACTGTCTTGGCGCTGCCGCTGCATGCGTCAAAAAGCAGCTTCCAGGAGTTTTCACTTGGATCGAAACGACCGT from the Youhaiella tibetensis genome contains:
- a CDS encoding AraC family transcriptional regulator, whose amino-acid sequence is MTGTRPNYQARMQRVLDYVEDHLDSELDLAALSAVAAFSKFHFHRQFSAIFGLSVHRYVQLARLRRASQALAWDRDASVTDIAMDAGYDAPDAFARAFRQRLAQSPSAFRKSPDWSSWLAAFGPLDNAKDKIMQIIFEKNDVAVLTVPDTPVALLAHRGDRAKLRESSERLRTWSAAAGLAPETGRPNFMVFRSEREPDVPEDYSVDLCIGTDRAIAAADAPVTAGVIPGGRCAVLRYPGNSNNLEPAALYLYRDWLPQSGEEARDFPIYARRALVPVPNMQAHEVVVELYLPLK
- a CDS encoding cupredoxin family copper-binding protein translates to MPLRHILASATALVLCLATPVLAADHAVEIRNMSFSVPALEVAVGDTVTFTNSDAAPHTATAEDGSFDTGRLTKGQSATVTITGAGTFDYFCTFHPMMKATIVAR
- a CDS encoding aminoglycoside phosphotransferase family protein; the protein is MDSERVEITADLIAALLREQHPDLADLPLSLGARGWDNQLWRLGDDLAVRLPWATDDADDLLLKELSLLPDLSLRLPLPIPVPTRLGRPSELFPRSWIVTTWVPGEPADRTPAVDGDAAADSLAAFLSALHEPAPQSAPVGRHGRGQLLRASGGGVTHFLKLATERGLIANPEIVREAWEDAAGAPDWTGPATWIHADLHPANVLTHDGSFCGVIDFGDLCAGDPACDLGAAWLLLPDGATDRFYEKYSPSADSATRRRARGWALGKALVCLIIGDDGVHGRPGGKATWGPPALAAIQRLTAS
- a CDS encoding class I SAM-dependent methyltransferase; this encodes MKNRGLNKMRYNRYGKLSSWVYNLDKPIGRSFGDLEYYRQRLQHCDGPILEPAVGNGRIFVPLLQEGFQIEGFDLSEEMLNYCRDECHKRNLPSNLTRQTFEEFSYDKRFAAIVIPAGSFQLVTDEAAAAAVLKRLYDHLASEGRLIIDLDPIGSVLAPSGPARSWTTEDGDLLTLTDSRVETNYLAQTTLSHSRYEHWRDGALIATELDLFKLRWWGVNEFRLALEAAGFEDVQVSGDYQTARAPQPEDGIFTFEARRAG